In Candidatus Nomurabacteria bacterium, the following proteins share a genomic window:
- a CDS encoding response regulator yields MVPKTILIIEDLIDLADSLEDILTLKGYRTLKTLTGKEGLEAALHQKPDLILLDLRLPDMDGVELLKKLLTDTWGQTAKVLFLTASDFSSESAPELNIAEEDIIHKSRCGIKDIVSNIERKLNTNQDNTSD; encoded by the coding sequence ATGGTACCAAAAACTATTTTAATTATAGAAGACTTAATTGATCTAGCCGACTCTCTGGAAGACATATTGACCCTAAAAGGATATAGAACCCTAAAAACCTTAACAGGCAAAGAGGGGTTGGAGGCAGCTTTGCACCAAAAACCAGATTTGATACTACTTGATTTGCGACTACCAGATATGGATGGTGTAGAATTACTAAAAAAATTATTGACTGATACTTGGGGCCAAACAGCTAAGGTACTCTTTTTGACCGCCTCTGATTTCTCTTCCGAGTCCGCGCCAGAATTAAATATCGCTGAAGAAGATATCATCCATAAGTCGAGGTGCGGTATTAAAGACATCGTTTCTAATATCGAGAGAAAACTGAACACCAATCAAGATAATACTTCGGACTGA
- a CDS encoding C39 family peptidase — protein sequence MLKNKYFWGLVLILIIVGSIFFCIGGKTLPSKMVEGEITLYQVAFSGEVADRAYIDVPFRVASEAVRHLNIGIDFNGDGVITPSDDNSNEWVVRNVVPIISAGEHLRFLIELKGNEIKESDKTEVVFFYSKAPLPAAAVQYGESDIKFTSERARITSVQVDNMQTSLYVDEENNKRTGPSVIDANEKVVADDFSLINTANSQTDRPDYYNASHDGVPDQDQEYNECSPTSVANSFTWLAKEYGFEDLMPEDIGSTIDELKADLDWDSGTNDEDIIPGKQMFVDRHNLPIEVHQIGLQNDQDIHYQIYEELKKGQAVEVSLQFYKRDENGNKKKAGGHMVTVTGVSGGPDFKGIRFNDPATEHAESGSGELYELKGNKLKGFWTDKEVEIEYAYAQSPITSVTDGTWVMPSGKAFLVGQDHVLNAGGDVVAKGISRFGFFNSFIDHPGDHYVGDRFTVVATVVMRNGERQYMFYTDEDGKSQAYWHAAKGPWTLDGVITGGGPISPGRLVGRPTVTTVNGDRYRLEQTYQCVEPGLAKVTYEANVTWTVEDSGQLPPDMAKRYEDQLKPEATFKINSPIFQCLTQDVGLIDEPTGLSLPEPKPVCEGVEENPEGKEIEVLKLGKECYPKVQFHVGGAMDPCQAEHWHAGGKVFSLLGTETEDPNPNACGFGKLSEVKVEKIKISPDTAAKFLGGVLDDAHSSHDEGEVEYTDFNYNGYSDGFDYKVNGNIEYGGYDVEVKGN from the coding sequence ATGCTTAAGAATAAATACTTCTGGGGACTGGTTTTAATATTAATAATAGTTGGTTCTATTTTCTTCTGTATCGGTGGTAAGACTTTGCCGAGCAAGATGGTGGAAGGTGAGATTACTCTCTACCAAGTAGCTTTCAGTGGCGAGGTGGCGGACAGAGCTTACATAGATGTTCCGTTTAGGGTGGCGAGTGAAGCGGTGCGACACCTAAATATCGGTATTGATTTTAACGGTGATGGAGTGATTACTCCATCTGATGATAATAGTAATGAGTGGGTAGTAAGAAACGTTGTACCAATAATATCAGCTGGTGAACATTTGCGCTTCCTGATTGAGCTTAAAGGAAATGAGATTAAGGAGAGTGACAAAACTGAAGTGGTCTTTTTCTACTCCAAGGCACCGCTGCCTGCGGCAGCGGTGCAGTACGGAGAATCTGACATTAAGTTTACCTCTGAACGGGCTCGTATTACCTCAGTTCAAGTAGACAATATGCAAACTTCCTTATATGTAGACGAGGAGAATAACAAGCGTACCGGCCCTTCGGTTATCGACGCAAACGAGAAAGTTGTGGCAGATGATTTTTCACTAATAAATACAGCGAACTCTCAGACTGATCGCCCAGACTACTACAATGCCAGTCACGATGGGGTGCCGGACCAAGATCAAGAGTACAACGAATGTAGCCCAACTTCAGTCGCCAATTCCTTTACTTGGTTGGCTAAAGAATATGGTTTTGAGGACCTAATGCCGGAAGATATTGGTAGTACGATTGATGAACTCAAGGCTGACTTAGATTGGGACAGTGGGACTAATGATGAAGATATTATTCCAGGCAAGCAGATGTTTGTTGATAGGCACAATTTGCCGATTGAAGTACATCAAATAGGTTTGCAAAACGATCAGGATATTCATTATCAGATTTACGAAGAGTTAAAGAAAGGCCAAGCGGTAGAAGTGTCGCTACAGTTCTACAAGCGTGATGAAAATGGTAACAAGAAAAAAGCGGGCGGACATATGGTAACTGTCACTGGTGTGTCTGGTGGTCCTGATTTTAAAGGAATTCGTTTCAATGATCCGGCGACCGAACATGCCGAGTCTGGAAGTGGTGAGTTGTATGAGCTTAAAGGTAACAAGTTAAAAGGATTTTGGACTGATAAAGAAGTAGAGATTGAGTACGCTTATGCCCAGTCACCAATTACCAGTGTAACTGACGGTACTTGGGTAATGCCAAGCGGCAAGGCTTTCTTGGTGGGGCAGGATCATGTCTTGAATGCTGGTGGGGACGTAGTAGCTAAAGGTATTTCACGCTTTGGATTTTTTAACAGCTTTATTGATCACCCCGGTGATCATTATGTGGGAGATCGCTTTACAGTGGTGGCTACAGTGGTCATGCGAAATGGTGAGCGGCAGTATATGTTTTATACTGATGAGGATGGTAAAAGTCAGGCCTACTGGCACGCAGCAAAAGGTCCGTGGACTTTAGATGGAGTCATAACTGGCGGTGGACCAATCTCTCCGGGTCGCCTGGTAGGGCGTCCGACTGTAACAACAGTAAATGGTGATCGTTATCGACTGGAGCAGACTTATCAGTGTGTTGAGCCAGGCTTGGCCAAGGTTACCTACGAAGCCAATGTGACTTGGACGGTAGAGGATTCCGGTCAGCTTCCACCGGACATGGCGAAAAGGTACGAAGATCAATTGAAACCAGAAGCAACCTTCAAGATTAATTCACCGATTTTCCAATGTCTAACTCAAGACGTAGGCTTAATAGATGAACCGACAGGTCTTTCTTTACCAGAGCCTAAGCCAGTCTGCGAAGGGGTTGAAGAAAATCCGGAAGGTAAAGAAATAGAGGTCTTAAAGCTTGGTAAGGAGTGTTATCCAAAAGTGCAGTTTCATGTAGGGGGAGCAATGGATCCCTGTCAGGCTGAACATTGGCACGCCGGTGGCAAAGTATTTTCACTCTTAGGTACCGAGACAGAGGACCCCAACCCGAATGCTTGTGGCTTTGGAAAGTTAAGTGAAGTTAAAGTCGAGAAGATCAAAATTAGTCCTGACACCGCCGCTAAATTTCTTGGTGGTGTCCTAGATGATGCTCACAGTTCTCATGATGAAGGCGAAGTGGAATACACTGACTTTAATTATAACGGGTATAGTGATGGGTTTGATTATAAGGTAAACGGCAATATCGAGTACGGAGGGTACGATGTAGAAGTTAAGGGGAATTAA
- a CDS encoding EamA family transporter has translation MEIWFIAAVLAAVLAGVSNFYFKIAASRGYNAEVFILYGGLSSSILIIPIALILNYSIWQINFFTLMMTIGGIIASLGGIMKVYALRHVDSTIFFPLFKLLSPGLAIIFGIIWFNESFTSTEWLGMVLGLTVPLMLITKAENGRQNNLKAGLIFVLLTALVSALAAAVGKFVIDSGIQVLVALFYSSVGVFIGTLITIIFKQGFRPTFNHIKTDSNFKLILHSSLRSIFISLAFYLVLYAYTKGGTLGIVQTIHSLYILIPIILSIIFYNEHWNLQKAIAITLSILSLALLG, from the coding sequence ATGGAAATTTGGTTTATAGCAGCAGTACTGGCTGCGGTACTGGCCGGAGTCAGTAATTTCTACTTTAAAATAGCGGCAAGTCGTGGATACAATGCTGAAGTTTTCATACTTTATGGCGGACTATCATCTTCAATACTCATCATACCCATTGCCTTGATACTAAATTATTCAATATGGCAAATTAATTTTTTTACTTTAATGATGACGATCGGTGGAATAATTGCTTCTTTGGGAGGAATTATGAAAGTGTATGCTCTTCGTCATGTCGATTCCACTATATTCTTCCCTCTTTTTAAATTACTTTCTCCAGGATTAGCTATTATATTTGGCATTATTTGGTTTAATGAAAGCTTCACTTCAACTGAGTGGCTTGGAATGGTCTTGGGACTAACCGTGCCTCTTATGCTAATTACCAAAGCCGAAAACGGCCGGCAAAATAATTTGAAGGCTGGACTAATTTTCGTGCTCCTTACCGCCTTAGTTTCCGCCCTAGCTGCTGCCGTGGGTAAATTCGTTATAGATTCCGGAATCCAAGTTCTAGTCGCACTTTTTTACTCTTCAGTAGGTGTATTTATAGGGACCTTAATTACAATAATCTTTAAACAGGGATTTAGACCTACTTTTAATCATATAAAAACAGATTCTAATTTCAAACTAATATTACACTCTTCACTACGCTCCATCTTTATTAGTTTGGCTTTTTACTTAGTTTTATACGCATATACTAAAGGCGGCACCTTAGGAATTGTCCAAACCATTCATTCTTTATATATACTGATACCAATTATACTTTCGATAATTTTCTACAACGAGCATTGGAATCTCCAAAAAGCTATCGCCATCACGCTATCCATACTATCCCTTGCTTTACTTGGATAA
- a CDS encoding MFS transporter, with product MDMLLQAEKNLKLLNILAFLYSFRTFEGVLVIFFVTITNSYATGMTVFAIMHATSSLMEVPTGILSDHIGRKKTIILYMLTNFLAVLLYSLADSTIYLVLGAILVGLSISLGSGTISAFVYENLEVSGKTNLYKKFEGKRRAQGMYSLVVAGLIGTLIIYFYDIRATLLAAAVIMFIGLVLSLLLTDLKKFKPNKSNIYYNLKTALKEFKSNTSLRDLSLGKMFSRGVGNAEYRFRSLFFSSLMPDWLVSLIITFGSFITGLIMHANHFIVEKIGIKKSLVHLNIFEKISVSVLAVIYTPIAAFFMDIITSISYGVREIATEDLLQAKYTKEQRATMGSLVGLGGSIIYVIIAYLTGLIADKIGLLNTIILLQAVFFIAIYFFWRGLENKTRII from the coding sequence TTGGATATGTTATTGCAAGCTGAGAAAAATCTAAAACTTTTAAATATTCTAGCTTTCTTGTATAGCTTTAGAACTTTTGAGGGAGTATTAGTCATTTTCTTTGTCACTATTACAAACTCCTATGCTACAGGCATGACCGTGTTCGCTATCATGCATGCTACCAGTAGCCTTATGGAAGTACCGACCGGAATACTCTCGGATCATATCGGACGCAAAAAGACCATAATTCTCTATATGCTGACCAACTTCTTAGCTGTACTACTCTACTCTCTTGCTGACTCCACTATCTACCTAGTACTCGGTGCTATTCTGGTAGGATTATCCATTTCACTCGGTAGTGGTACTATTTCAGCTTTTGTCTATGAAAATCTAGAAGTGTCTGGAAAGACAAATTTATATAAAAAGTTTGAAGGTAAACGTCGAGCTCAAGGTATGTATTCTTTAGTAGTAGCCGGTCTTATTGGTACTCTTATTATTTATTTTTACGATATTCGTGCCACTTTGTTAGCCGCCGCAGTTATTATGTTTATCGGTTTAGTCTTATCATTATTATTGACCGATCTTAAAAAATTCAAGCCAAACAAAAGTAATATTTACTACAATCTAAAGACTGCATTAAAAGAATTTAAAAGTAACACTTCGCTCAGAGACTTGAGCTTAGGAAAAATGTTTTCCCGGGGAGTAGGTAACGCAGAATACCGCTTTCGCTCTCTTTTCTTTTCTTCCCTTATGCCTGATTGGCTAGTAAGTCTAATCATAACTTTTGGTAGCTTTATCACCGGATTAATTATGCATGCTAACCATTTCATAGTAGAGAAAATTGGTATTAAAAAATCACTGGTGCATTTAAATATTTTTGAAAAAATATCAGTTTCGGTGTTAGCTGTTATTTATACGCCTATAGCCGCCTTCTTTATGGATATAATTACCAGTATTAGCTATGGAGTACGTGAAATTGCTACCGAGGATCTGCTACAAGCTAAATATACTAAGGAACAGCGGGCAACCATGGGGAGTTTGGTCGGACTAGGTGGTAGCATTATCTACGTTATCATCGCTTACCTAACTGGATTAATCGCTGATAAGATTGGCCTTTTGAACACAATCATTTTGTTACAAGCGGTCTTCTTTATTGCTATTTACTTCTTCTGGCGAGGTTTGGAAAATAAAACTAGAATAATTTAA
- a CDS encoding IS30 family transposase, protein MSHKQIGPEDWPVISRMLKAGYSGVEIAHIINKDPSAVNRHIKAYGGRDRYDAREVRRKKKQARIIAMEGTRILKGVLLREVKRLLKQHYSPEQIVGVRDDISASTIYRYINERAPHLKQFLRSQKGKYRRKRGTKIREKVRERAKKRRIDERPPIIERRSRLGDWEGDTMLGRDKRVRIVTFVDRRSGYLIAYLLPKLNATLLTKLAVEKFRRIPKNKRKTATFDNGTEFSDWERFEKQTSMTVYFAYPYHSWERGTNENTNGLLRQYFPKDLDFNTITPQELSEAVRRINHRPRKRHNFKSPHQIFWK, encoded by the coding sequence ATGTCACACAAACAAATAGGACCGGAAGACTGGCCGGTTATTTCACGTATGCTCAAAGCGGGATACTCAGGAGTGGAGATTGCGCACATTATCAACAAAGATCCAAGTGCGGTTAATAGACATATTAAAGCGTATGGTGGTCGGGATAGATACGATGCTCGCGAGGTTCGCAGAAAGAAAAAACAGGCACGTATCATTGCTATGGAAGGTACTAGAATACTCAAAGGAGTATTATTACGAGAAGTGAAACGATTATTAAAACAACACTACTCACCGGAACAGATAGTCGGAGTACGTGATGACATCTCTGCGAGCACTATCTACCGATACATTAACGAACGAGCTCCACACCTTAAACAATTTCTTCGTTCTCAGAAAGGCAAGTATCGGCGCAAACGAGGCACCAAAATACGTGAAAAAGTTCGTGAAAGAGCCAAGAAACGTCGTATTGATGAACGACCGCCCATTATTGAACGTCGCTCCCGTTTGGGAGATTGGGAGGGAGATACTATGCTGGGAAGAGACAAACGAGTACGTATTGTCACCTTCGTTGATCGCAGAAGCGGGTATCTAATTGCGTATCTTCTGCCAAAATTAAATGCTACTTTACTCACTAAACTGGCGGTGGAAAAATTCAGGCGTATACCCAAAAACAAACGAAAGACCGCTACCTTTGATAACGGTACCGAGTTCAGTGACTGGGAACGGTTTGAGAAACAAACGAGTATGACTGTGTACTTTGCTTATCCATACCACTCTTGGGAGCGTGGTACCAATGAAAATACTAACGGGCTACTTCGACAATATTTTCCGAAAGACTTGGATTTCAACACCATTACTCCACAAGAACTTTCTGAAGCGGTTCGTCGTATAAATCATCGTCCTAGAAAGAGACATAATTTCAAGTCTCCACATCAGATATTTTGGAAGTGA
- the smpB gene encoding SsrA-binding protein SmpB, with protein MTDYIRNKKATFDFEILDTFEAGAVLNGFEVKAIRNGKASLNGAYVVIRGGEAWLLGASISPYQIPNTPKNYDPERTRKLLLNKKELKELVQKGEQQGLTIVAIKWYSKNRKIKLQIALVRGKKKADKREKLKERDTKRNIERILKSQ; from the coding sequence ATGACTGATTATATTCGCAACAAAAAAGCCACTTTTGATTTTGAAATCCTGGACACCTTTGAAGCTGGGGCTGTTTTGAATGGCTTTGAAGTCAAGGCGATCAGAAATGGCAAAGCCAGTCTAAATGGAGCTTATGTTGTAATTCGTGGTGGCGAAGCTTGGCTACTTGGTGCCTCTATCAGTCCCTACCAAATTCCCAACACTCCAAAAAACTACGACCCAGAACGTACCCGCAAATTACTTTTAAACAAAAAAGAACTCAAAGAACTAGTACAAAAAGGCGAACAGCAAGGTTTGACAATAGTGGCAATTAAGTGGTATAGTAAAAACAGAAAGATCAAGCTACAAATCGCGCTGGTACGCGGTAAGAAAAAAGCCGACAAGCGCGAAAAGCTAAAAGAGCGGGATACGAAGAGAAATATCGAGCGTATTCTAAAGAGTCAATAA
- a CDS encoding ATP-dependent metallopeptidase FtsH/Yme1/Tma family protein, whose translation MLSTVLLLVLITLVFSHLTDTQQKPEEISLSEVVTQVKAGEVKEIIVRGSKLEINYTDETRNSAETKRETDASVTESLTNLGVTTDQLNAIKIDVQRETGFGYWLGQFAPFIFPLLFLIIIVWFFMRSVKGAGMQALNFGSSKARMIDPNDTSQKVTFKDVAGAKEAKQELEEIVDFLKNPKKFLDIGAEIPKGVMMMGAPGTGKTLLARAVAGEAGVPFFSISGSEFVEMFVGVGASRVRDLFSMAKKSAPAIIFVDEIDAVGRVRGTGVGGGNDEREQTLNQILVEMDGFEPNAKVIVMAATNRPDVLDPALLRPGRFDRRVTIDLPDRKDREEILKVHARKKPLQDDVNLEIVAQRTPGFSGADLYSLMNEAAILAAREKRNKVGQFDVIRSIEKVMLGPERKSHVLSKRERLLTAYHEVGHALVASVLPYTDPVQKISVISRGRAAGYTLKLPDEDRRMHTKKEFLDDIAMTLGGYVTEEMIFGDLTTGPSNDLQVVANMARDMVTKYGMSELGPIAFEGTGGRMIGGGMSEDRGYSPQVAKAIDDEVKKIIEEGKEKAREILTKYRKALDVISHKLAEVETLEREEYEALLKQEGVEIKDVYKEQREKEEKVGDPTKALELDPDGDTLADK comes from the coding sequence ATGTTGTCGACAGTGTTGTTGCTGGTTTTGATTACACTAGTCTTCAGTCACCTGACTGATACACAACAGAAGCCGGAAGAAATTTCGCTTTCTGAAGTAGTGACGCAGGTAAAGGCTGGTGAGGTGAAGGAGATAATTGTGCGTGGTAGCAAGCTCGAGATTAACTATACCGACGAAACCCGTAATTCGGCTGAGACAAAGAGGGAAACAGACGCTTCTGTGACCGAGTCTTTGACAAATCTGGGAGTAACTACTGATCAGTTGAATGCCATAAAGATAGACGTACAACGTGAGACTGGTTTTGGCTACTGGCTTGGACAATTTGCACCGTTTATTTTCCCGCTGCTGTTTTTGATTATCATCGTTTGGTTTTTCATGCGGTCAGTTAAAGGGGCTGGTATGCAGGCTCTTAATTTCGGTTCAAGTAAGGCACGGATGATTGACCCAAATGACACCTCACAAAAAGTTACCTTTAAAGATGTGGCGGGGGCTAAAGAAGCTAAACAAGAACTTGAAGAGATAGTGGACTTCCTTAAAAATCCAAAGAAGTTCCTGGATATTGGTGCAGAGATTCCAAAAGGGGTGATGATGATGGGGGCGCCGGGTACCGGAAAGACATTGTTGGCACGGGCGGTAGCGGGAGAGGCTGGAGTGCCTTTCTTCTCTATCTCTGGATCAGAGTTCGTAGAGATGTTTGTGGGGGTTGGTGCTTCGCGAGTGCGTGACTTGTTTTCTATGGCTAAAAAATCAGCGCCGGCAATTATCTTTGTGGATGAGATTGATGCAGTGGGACGGGTTCGTGGTACGGGAGTGGGGGGAGGTAATGATGAGCGTGAACAAACCTTAAACCAAATCTTGGTTGAGATGGATGGTTTTGAGCCAAATGCAAAGGTGATTGTCATGGCAGCTACCAACCGTCCGGACGTGCTTGATCCAGCACTCCTTCGTCCTGGCCGCTTTGACCGACGGGTTACAATTGACTTACCAGACCGTAAAGACCGTGAAGAAATTCTAAAAGTGCATGCCCGCAAAAAACCACTTCAGGATGACGTGAATCTAGAGATAGTGGCGCAGCGTACACCTGGTTTTTCTGGTGCAGATCTGTACTCTCTCATGAACGAAGCGGCCATCTTAGCGGCCCGTGAAAAGAGAAATAAGGTTGGACAATTTGATGTTATCCGTTCAATCGAAAAAGTGATGCTCGGTCCAGAGCGTAAGAGTCATGTACTTTCTAAGCGCGAGCGATTGTTGACTGCTTATCATGAAGTAGGACATGCTTTGGTAGCGTCTGTCTTGCCTTATACTGATCCGGTGCAGAAAATTTCAGTCATCTCTCGTGGACGAGCGGCCGGTTATACTCTCAAGTTACCAGATGAGGATCGACGAATGCACACCAAGAAGGAATTCTTGGATGATATCGCAATGACACTTGGTGGCTATGTGACTGAAGAAATGATCTTTGGTGACTTGACTACCGGTCCAAGTAACGACTTGCAAGTGGTGGCGAATATGGCGCGAGACATGGTCACTAAGTATGGTATGAGCGAGCTCGGTCCGATTGCTTTTGAAGGGACTGGCGGAAGAATGATCGGTGGCGGTATGAGTGAGGATAGGGGTTACTCACCTCAGGTAGCTAAAGCAATAGATGATGAGGTGAAGAAAATAATCGAAGAAGGAAAAGAAAAGGCGCGAGAAATTTTGACGAAGTATCGCAAGGCGCTTGACGTTATTTCTCACAAGTTAGCTGAAGTAGAAACATTGGAAAGAGAAGAGTATGAAGCGCTCCTAAAGCAAGAAGGTGTTGAGATCAAAGATGTTTATAAGGAGCAAAGGGAAAAAGAGGAGAAAGTTGGTGACCCAACCAAAGCTCTAG